A genomic stretch from Setaria viridis chromosome 1, Setaria_viridis_v4.0, whole genome shotgun sequence includes:
- the LOC117859935 gene encoding probable L-ascorbate peroxidase 8, chloroplastic: MAERLAASLLPAASPSPSARRATVAAAGSAAASFPSSCSARAGLRLRSSRSGSARFSKAAGRGGGGGALRVVRCMAASDAAQLKSAREDIRELLKTTYCHPIMVRLGWHDSGTYDKNIEEWPQRGGADGSLRFEPELNHGANAGLINALKLIQPMKDKYPGITYADLFQLASATAIEEAGGPKIPMKYGRVDVTEPEQCPPEGRLPDAGPRDPAEHLREVFYRMGLDDKEIVALSGAHTLGRARPDRSGWGKPETKYTKDGPGEPGGQSWTVEWLKFDNSYFKDMKFLSQLPSKEQKDQDLLVLPTDAALFEDPSFKVYAEKYAEDQEAFFKDYAEAHAKLSDLGAKFDPPEGFSLDDDTSDEPAAEKKEEAAPTPEPAAAAAPPPPAPEPEPAAAPALEPVAAAVATATADDNNGVAPQPEPFVAAKYSYGKTELSDSMKQKIRAEYEGFGGSPDKPLQSNYFLNIMLLIAGLAFLTSLVGN; this comes from the exons ATGGCGGagcgcctcgccgcctccctcctccccgccgcctccccctccccgtccgcccgccgcgccacgGTCGCGGCCGCGgggtccgccgccgcgtccttccCTTCCTCGTGCTCCGCCCGCGCGGGGCTGCGCCTCCGCTCCTCCCGCTCGGGGTCGGCCCGCTTCTCCAAGGCGgctgggcgcggcggcggaggcggcgcgctgCGGGTGGTCCGGTGCATGGCGGCGTCGGACGCGGCGCAGCTCAAGAGCGCGCGGGAGGACATCAGGGAGCTTCTCAAGACCACGTACTGCCACCCCATCATG GTCCGTCTGGGGTGGCATGATTCTGGTACCTATGACAAGAATATTGAGGAGTGGCCCCAGCgaggtggagctgatggaagcttgagatttgaacctGAGTTGAATCATGGAGCCAATGCTG GTCTGATTAATGCCTTGAAGCTTATCCAACCTATGAAGGACAAATACCCAGGTATCACTTATGCAGATTTGTTCCAGTTGGCGAGTGCTACAGCAATTGAG GAAGCTGGTGGCCCAAAAATTCCAATGAAATACGGACGGGTGGATGTCACAGAACCTGAGCAATGTCCACCTGAGGGGAGGCTTCCTG ATGCTGGCCCACGTGATCCTGCTGAACACCTTAGGGAGGTATTCTATAGAATGGGTCTTGATGACAAG GAAATCGTTGCACTGTCTGGAGCACATACACTTGGAAGAGCAAGGCCTGACCGGAGTGGCTGGGGAAAGCCAGAAACAAAATATACT AAGGATGGGCCTGGTGAACCCGGAGGGCAATCATGGACAGTTGAATGGTTGAAATTTGATAACAGTTACTTCAAG GACATGAAGTTTCTGAGCCAGCTTCCATCGAAAGAGCAGAAGGATCAGGATCTTCTAGTTTTGCCCACTGATGCCGCATTATTTGAGGATCCATCTTTCAAG GTGTACGCAGAAAAGTACGCAGAGGACCAGGAAGCCTTCTTTAAAGACTATGCTGAGGCTCATGCTAAACTGAGTGACCTTGGTGCAAAGTTTGATCCTCCTGAG GGATTCTCACTGGACGATGACACAAGCGATGAGCCAGCAGctgaaaagaaggaagaagctgCACCAACACCGGAAccggcagctgcagcagcacctccgccaccggcaccggaaccagagccagcagcagcaccggcaCTGGAaccagtagcagcagcagtagcaacaGCGACAGCGGACGACAACAATGGCGTGGCGCCACAGCCGGAGCCCTTCGTCGCTGCCAAATATTCTTATGGAAAG ACGGAGCTGTCGGATTCGATGAAGCAGAAGATCCGGGCGGAGTACGAGGGGTTCGGAGGCAGCCCGGACAAGCCTCTGCAGTCCAACTACTTCCTCAACATCATGCTCCTCATCGCGGGGCTGGCGTTCCTGACGTCTCTGGTCGGCAACTGA